A window of the Fusarium fujikuroi IMI 58289 draft genome, chromosome FFUJ_chr09 genome harbors these coding sequences:
- a CDS encoding probable class E vacuolar-protein sorting and endocytosis factor: protein MNILEWAFGKRMTPAERLRKNQRMLDKAIRELDQMRVKLEKQEKTLIQQIKTSAKNGQMGACKIQAKDLVRTRRYVEKFYSMRSQLQKISLRLQTYRTNEQMMQAMKGATMALGSMNKSMNLPQLQRIAMEFERENDIMDQRQEMMDDAIDDAMDVGIEEEGDEVVEQVLEEIGVDFNQALGETPTALGTAAVPEGKIAQAVGGGGGGGGGGDPVDDDLQARLDSLRK, encoded by the exons ATGAAT ATCCTCGAATGGGCGTTCGGAAAGCGCATGACGCCCGCGGAGCGTCTACGTAAGAACCAGCGCATGCTAGATAAGGCCATCCGCGAACTTGATCAGATGCGCGTCAAGCtggagaagcaagaaaagaccCTTATTCAACAAATCAAAACGAGCGCCAAGAATGGACAGATGGGAGCTTGCAAGATTCAGGCCAAGGATCTGGTCCGCACGAGGCGATACGTCGAGAAGTTTTACAGCATGCGCAGTCAATTACAAAAGATTTCGCTTCGCCTTCAG ACATACAGAACGAACGAACAAATGATGCAGGCTATGAAGGGCGCTACCATGGCACTGGGAAGCATGAATAAATCGATGAATCTTCCCCAGCTTCAACGAATCGCCATGGAGTTTGAACGCGAAAATGATATCATGGACCAACGACAAGAGATGATGGACGATGCCATTGATGATGCCATGGATGTGGGaatcgaagaagaaggtgacGAGGTGGTAGAGCAAGTCTTGGAAGAGATTGGTGTGGACTTTAACCAGGCG CTCGGTGAAACACCTACTGCTCTGGGAACTGCAGCGGTACCTGAGGGTAAGATCGCTCAGGCGGTTGGTggcggaggcggcggcggcggtggtggtgatccTGTCGACGACGACCTTCAGGCAAGACTGGATAGCTTGCGAAAATAG